A region of Candidatus Binatia bacterium DNA encodes the following proteins:
- a CDS encoding segregation/condensation protein A, with protein MSTIGAGAAAEQYTVKLDSFEGPLDLLLHLIKKHEVDLYEIRVSQVTDQYLAYLSAARELNLDIAGEFLVMAATLIYLKSRALLPPEERDEFEDEEPLDPEAQLIQQLIEHERFQKVAAALAQRPVLGRDVFRRTVVEHAPGEFVEPMRPVSVGDLLLALQRVLNRRANQPVHRVAQERVSLRDGLELVLEQLRTVRRATFEDLFPPDASRRRIIVTFLAILELIKIGALMATQETAYGEIQVELLRDIDPDSVLTVDFEGAYG; from the coding sequence ATGAGCACGATCGGCGCAGGGGCGGCGGCCGAGCAGTACACCGTCAAGCTCGACAGCTTCGAGGGCCCGCTCGACCTGCTGCTGCACCTCATCAAGAAGCACGAGGTCGACCTCTACGAGATCCGCGTCTCGCAGGTCACCGACCAGTACCTCGCGTACCTGTCCGCCGCGCGCGAGCTGAACCTCGACATCGCGGGCGAGTTCCTGGTCATGGCGGCGACGCTGATCTACCTGAAGTCGCGCGCGCTGCTGCCGCCCGAGGAGCGCGACGAGTTCGAGGACGAGGAGCCGCTCGATCCCGAGGCGCAGCTCATCCAGCAGCTGATCGAGCACGAGCGCTTCCAGAAGGTCGCGGCGGCGCTCGCGCAGCGTCCGGTGCTGGGCCGCGACGTGTTCCGCCGCACGGTGGTCGAGCACGCGCCGGGCGAGTTCGTCGAGCCGATGCGGCCGGTGAGCGTCGGCGACCTGCTGCTCGCGCTGCAGCGGGTGCTGAACCGGCGCGCCAACCAGCCGGTGCACCGGGTGGCGCAGGAGCGGGTCAGCCTGCGCGACGGCCTCGAGCTCGTCCTCGAGCAGCTGCGCACCGTGCGCCGCGCGACCTTCGAGGACCTCTTCCCGCCCGATGCGTCGCGCCGCCGCATCATCGTGACGTTCCTCGCGATCCTCGAGCTGATCAAGATCGGTGCGCTGATGGCGACGCAGGAGACGGCGTACGGCGAGATCCAGGTGGAGCTCCTGCGTGACATCGATCCGGACAGCGTGCTGACGGTCGACTTCGAGGGAGCGTACGGATGA
- the trpS gene encoding tryptophan--tRNA ligase, giving the protein MTAATGGGRKVVVSGMRPTGKLHLGHLLGTLRNWVSLQDQYDCHFFVADWHVLTTDYEHPAKVPPFVDDMVLDWLAAGIDPERCVIFRQSSILEHAELALLFGMITPVPWLERNPTYKEQKEQLQDRDLSTYGFLGYPVLQAADILLYKAHFVPVGVDQVPHVELTREIARRFNHLYGEVLPEPQALLSPTPKVPGTDGRKMSKSYGNAIFLDEEPESIQKRLERMATDPRRVRRTDPGDPKDCPAFNLHQVYCTPDEIDYVTRGCTTAGIGCVECKRIMIKHVLADLAPHRERRAELAARKGYVRDVLEAGTARAREIARRTMEEVRAAMGLVG; this is encoded by the coding sequence GTGACGGCAGCGACGGGCGGCGGACGGAAGGTGGTGGTGAGCGGCATGCGGCCGACGGGCAAGCTGCACCTCGGCCACCTGCTCGGCACGCTGCGCAACTGGGTCTCCCTGCAGGACCAGTACGACTGCCACTTCTTCGTCGCCGACTGGCACGTCCTGACGACCGACTACGAGCACCCCGCGAAGGTGCCGCCGTTCGTCGACGACATGGTGCTCGACTGGCTCGCCGCAGGCATCGACCCCGAGCGCTGCGTGATCTTCCGCCAGTCGTCGATCCTCGAGCACGCCGAGCTGGCGCTGCTCTTCGGCATGATCACGCCGGTGCCGTGGCTCGAGCGCAACCCGACGTACAAGGAGCAGAAGGAGCAGCTCCAGGACCGCGACCTCTCGACCTACGGCTTCCTCGGCTACCCCGTGCTGCAGGCGGCGGACATCCTGCTCTACAAGGCCCATTTCGTGCCGGTCGGGGTCGACCAGGTGCCGCACGTCGAGCTGACCCGCGAGATCGCGCGCCGCTTCAACCACCTCTACGGCGAGGTCCTGCCCGAGCCGCAGGCGCTGCTGTCGCCGACGCCGAAGGTGCCCGGCACCGACGGCCGCAAGATGAGCAAGAGCTACGGCAACGCGATCTTCCTCGACGAGGAGCCGGAGTCGATCCAGAAGCGGCTCGAGCGCATGGCGACCGATCCGCGCCGCGTGCGCCGCACCGATCCGGGCGATCCCAAGGACTGCCCGGCGTTCAACCTGCACCAGGTGTACTGCACGCCCGACGAGATCGACTACGTCACGCGCGGCTGCACGACGGCCGGCATCGGCTGCGTCGAGTGCAAGCGGATCATGATCAAGCACGTGCTCGCCGACCTGGCGCCGCACCGCGAGCGGCGCGCCGAGCTCGCCGCGCGCAAGGGCTACGTGCGCGACGTCCTCGAGGCCGGGACCGCGCGCGCACGCGAGATCGCCCGGCGCACGATGGAAGAGGTGCGCGCGGCGATGGGCCTCGTCGGCTGA
- the scpB gene encoding SMC-Scp complex subunit ScpB: MSGSSEHESPENEAATEQERAAAASAGGEESAPEAVEAGAEDADEEGAADTDDEGADAEDEVDDEDAFAEEDADAEYDVEAEDDSDAEDVTDAEDEDESDDDAETAQADGEESEQTDGAHADGAESEPTDGAHADQADGADADASSNASGEQADDGDDATPDASDVPPLRTILEAVLFATAEPLPLTRLVRVLGAWPRAAVSEALDELRASLENDQRGIRLIETAGGFQLRSSVECAPWVRRFFAEKPPRLSRAILETLAIVAYRQPVTRGEVEAVRGVNCDAVLGALLTRGLIQVVGRRMSPGRPVEYGTTTNFLELFSLKDLSELPELPEPAALARLIEEADAGEQGEEAEQAEPVEQGDEGEPSDADADGATAEDLEPGGDRVAEGGGGPDPGGSGEGERPGGPGAGGEGGPEPGPDHG, encoded by the coding sequence ATGAGCGGGTCGAGCGAGCACGAGTCCCCCGAGAACGAGGCCGCGACCGAGCAGGAGCGTGCGGCGGCCGCGTCCGCGGGCGGCGAGGAGTCCGCGCCCGAGGCGGTCGAGGCGGGCGCCGAGGACGCCGACGAGGAAGGCGCCGCGGACACGGACGACGAGGGCGCCGACGCCGAGGACGAGGTCGACGACGAGGACGCCTTCGCGGAGGAGGACGCCGACGCGGAGTACGACGTCGAGGCAGAGGACGACTCCGACGCGGAGGACGTCACCGACGCAGAGGACGAGGACGAGTCCGACGACGACGCGGAGACCGCGCAGGCGGACGGCGAGGAGAGCGAGCAGACCGACGGCGCGCACGCGGACGGCGCGGAATCCGAGCCCACGGACGGCGCGCACGCCGACCAGGCCGACGGCGCCGACGCCGACGCGTCCTCGAACGCGAGCGGCGAGCAGGCCGACGACGGCGACGACGCCACCCCGGACGCGAGCGACGTGCCGCCGCTGCGCACGATCCTCGAGGCGGTGCTGTTCGCGACCGCCGAGCCGCTGCCGCTCACGCGCCTCGTGCGCGTGCTCGGCGCCTGGCCGCGCGCCGCGGTGAGCGAGGCGCTCGACGAGCTGCGCGCGTCGCTCGAGAACGACCAGCGCGGCATCCGTCTCATCGAGACCGCAGGCGGCTTCCAGCTGCGCTCGAGCGTCGAGTGCGCGCCGTGGGTGCGGCGCTTCTTCGCGGAGAAGCCGCCGCGTCTGTCGCGCGCGATCCTCGAGACGCTCGCCATCGTCGCCTACCGCCAGCCGGTGACGCGCGGCGAGGTGGAGGCCGTGCGCGGCGTCAACTGCGACGCGGTGCTGGGCGCGCTCTTGACGCGTGGTCTGATCCAGGTCGTCGGCCGCCGCATGTCGCCCGGGCGTCCGGTCGAGTACGGCACGACGACGAATTTCCTCGAGCTCTTCAGCTTGAAGGATCTCTCCGAGCTGCCGGAGCTGCCCGAGCCGGCGGCGCTTGCACGCCTGATCGAGGAAGCCGATGCTGGCGAGCAGGGCGAGGAGGCCGAGCAGGCCGAGCCGGTGGAGCAGGGCGACGAGGGAGAGCCCTCCGATGCGGACGCGGACGGAGCGACTGCAGAAGATCTTGAGCCAGGCGGGGATCGCGTCGCGGAGGGCGGCGGAGGACCTGA
- a CDS encoding tyrosine recombinase, whose translation MTLDELIDRFLARLRGEVGVSPHTYAAYAADLARFAAFVRARFGIEDVARVTRETVLAFQAAEAERGVGARSQARRLSALRGLFRFAVAERVIPDSPVSDLRQPRLPRRLPATLGASDVPKLLEAAAATPTPLRDQALLEVLYGAGVRVSEAISLRVDCIFLEERALRVLGKGDKERVVPLGRPACAALARYLEHERPRLARGGRAPEAFLSPRGKRLTRQAVFALVRRLAARAGIDAPLSPHGLRHAFATHMVERGADLRVVQTLLGHANIATTEIYTHLSRAHLRQVHAAHHPRERVRAAARRARVGEERE comes from the coding sequence GTGACGCTCGACGAGCTGATCGACCGCTTCCTCGCGCGGCTGCGCGGCGAGGTCGGCGTCTCGCCGCACACCTACGCCGCCTACGCCGCGGACCTCGCGCGCTTCGCGGCGTTCGTCCGCGCCCGCTTCGGCATCGAGGACGTGGCGCGCGTGACGCGCGAGACCGTGCTCGCCTTCCAGGCCGCGGAGGCCGAGCGCGGCGTCGGCGCCCGCTCGCAGGCGCGGCGTCTGTCGGCGCTGCGCGGGCTCTTCCGCTTCGCGGTCGCGGAGCGCGTGATCCCGGACAGCCCGGTCTCGGACCTGCGCCAGCCGCGGCTGCCGCGCCGGCTGCCGGCGACGCTCGGCGCGTCCGACGTGCCGAAGCTGCTCGAAGCCGCCGCGGCGACGCCGACGCCGCTGCGCGACCAGGCGCTGCTCGAGGTGCTCTACGGGGCCGGCGTGCGCGTGAGCGAGGCGATCTCGCTGCGCGTCGACTGCATCTTCCTCGAGGAGCGCGCGCTGCGCGTCCTCGGCAAGGGCGACAAGGAGCGCGTCGTGCCGCTCGGACGTCCGGCATGCGCGGCGCTCGCGCGCTACCTCGAGCACGAGCGGCCGCGGCTCGCCCGCGGCGGACGCGCGCCCGAGGCGTTCCTCTCGCCGCGCGGCAAGCGGCTCACGCGCCAGGCGGTGTTCGCGCTCGTGCGCCGGCTCGCGGCGCGCGCCGGCATCGACGCCCCGCTCTCGCCGCACGGGCTGCGGCACGCGTTCGCGACCCACATGGTCGAGCGCGGCGCCGACCTGCGCGTGGTGCAGACCCTGCTCGGGCATGCGAACATCGCGACCACGGAAATCTACACGCACCTGAGCCGCGCGCACCTGCGCCAGGTCCACGCCGCGCACCATCCGCGCGAGCGGGTCCGCGCGGCGGCGCGACGGGCGAGGGTCGGGGAGGAGCGCGAGTGA